The DNA segment TTGATAttaacaacttttgattttattagtgtaatagtaaaattatttgtttgaaatTCATTAAGAAGTATTTTTACGGTAACTTGTGTTAACAAATGGAATCCTCATCCTTATTGAAAACTCTCACTATGCATATTCACATTCttatttattccttttaattcgataaaatatgacctggacatttTATCACATCATTGTAACCTGGAATGGTGtgtgctatttatttttttatttctttagggAGACTATGCAGCAGCACGAATGTACTACCAAAGAGCTCTTCTCCTCTCACCCGGCTCCAAACTGCTGAAGGAAAACCTGGCCAAGCTGGACAGACTAGAGAAAAAACTCCAAGGGGCCTAGAGGAAAAAAATGTGACCTGAACTGTGGGCCACATGATGAAGGACAAGCAACCGAGAGACCGAAGGGTGAAGAGAGGGAGTGAACTAAGACATGCAAACTAGGGTTTGGACTCAGGAGATGATTGATGACCGCTTCCTTGCCCTCCAGAGTTTACAGAGAGCCTCTCGGATTGAACTAATCCAAAAGACTGAATGTTTTAGCCTCTACATCCAGGGCTGGACCACGCAGATACCGTTGACCTCAACACATCACTGCAGTATCTCACAGCAACATATTTCACATGTTTTTCCCCACTTGTCATCCCAAGCACTATTTGAGCGTTCGTTGTTCTTGTTTGACTCGGAGCAGAGGCACCATCATCTCTGAGAGGGATTTTTTTCGGAGCCGTTCCCCTCAAACATTGCTGCTCCGTTCTGCTTCGCTGATTGAAAAAACCTCAGAAAGCATATCAGAGCAATGCTGCGAGTTATCAAACATGACTAGCGCTGCTGATCAGTTGTGGGTGGTCTGCTTGTatctggttttatttattttttcacgtaatgatttttaaatgaagGGAGAGTCGTTCATCATGTACTTTAATTCGATCTCGTCTATCTTGTACACGCATCAATATTGTGGAATGTATTTGGACTAAAGGCATATCGACCTGTGCAGTTaattacatatcatttttatcCTCATAAGCTATAATACTGAAGTCTCTTTGAATTGGAATTACGAATACCTAATGACGTTATCCTTGAACTGGGTCATTAAGTGGATTTTAGTCATATTTGGGGTGGCTGGAGATTGTCCTGTGGTACTCTTGATTACACCGTAATCTTTGCACTTACATTTGGTTGCCATAGGAACTGTTATCAAGAACATTTCTTGAATTCGGCAGAAGCAGCAGCCGTGCTAAACATGTCATAGCAGAAACCAATGTGAAGTAATGtatgattatttaataaatattatccaATACCAGTGAATGTGTTGTTGTGTTTGGAGATGTTGATATTGTTCAGGGTGGGCAATTATGTATGCaatcactttttattaatatagCTGTCCAAGGCCAGGTGTTAAAGTATTCGTACACACAGAAATGCATTGTTCTGTAATTCGCCATATATCCCACTGATTTACAATCATCATTAAAATGCACACGGATATGATATAGAAACTGATTTAGCAACACAGTCTCTCTTTGAACTGAatttgcaatattaatattattcgCATTTGATTTCATCTAACCAAACCTCAGACATTGGTACATGGAAGAATCCTGCGTGATCTTGAACAAGACagctttttcatattttaacatgTTACAAGTGTAAATATTGCTTTTAGTAGTGATCTGAAACCCCATGTTTATTGAGAATACACAGAAAAATGTGAGTATGTTAAAAAATTGAAGTCTGGAAATCTAACggttttataatgaaaaaatgcAACTGAAGCTCTTTTAGTAGGCCAGTGGTCACAGACTATAGtgatttgttttaaattgcatgtaTGATGAAGACAAGTATGCACAGTATATGCATATGAGACACATTCTGttgtaaaacaaattaaaaatttgtaataaaaacattctttaagCGTAGTTTAACCACAATCATGTTTTAAACAatgcatggttaaaaaaaaaaaaaaaaaaattggtaaaatCTGAGTTTCTCCCGGAACCTCCCGAGCACTTTGAGGTCTCAGTGTACTGAAAGGGTGACTCCAGAAACTCAGAACTGGAAACAAAGTGCTTCAAGCATCCCATGAGTTCCTGCACGTACTGCAAAGTCTATAATGGTTCCTCCAAGAACCCTATTAAGAGAAAAAGAGCTTTGAggtactaaaaatacatttttaagttccTAGAGTACTCAAAAGGATACCTGAGGcacctttagtttttacagtgtggtGTGATTGTAGCCGGACTCGCTTTGAATTTCTGCACGTATTTTCATCagtgcattataaatataatatcgaCAGATTTGTACAGTAATGGAAGATTTGTCGTTCAAAACATGAAAGTAACATTAAAGTGATTTCAATCCACAGTAGTTCTAGTGTAGACGCTGACCTCTAGTGGTGAAGCTCTGAACTGCTCCACTCTCTTAATTAAACACTAATTGCGCCAGGTGTTCAGGGATTCTATTTGCCTTTCGTGTTGCGTGTCTTTGTATTACGCCTCTTCTTgcattttttatgaaacatttgtGAACATGTGTAAAAcgtgtttattcttttttatacTTTCTCTTAATTGGACCAAAGCTGGTGAGACCCATCGACTAGCATGTAACAAGCTGGTTGTTGTGATGAAAATGCAGTTTCCATAACGTTATATTTCTTTAAAGATGCTGAAGAGAATTCTAATGTGAACGCTTCTGCTGAGAGAAACTGCATCTTTGACAATGGATGTTATGGTAAGTCTGAGTGAAATGAAATGCGTTTTTCATCTGCGGGCTTGCACATAATGAGTCCTCGCGCTGTTTCCAGACAAGGCTGGCGTGCGTGACTTTATCCCAgagaatgatgatgatgaggagaaGAGTCGGATTATAGGTGGACAGGAGGCATGGGCACATTCATGGCCATGGCAGGTGTCCCTGCAGTACTCCGAGACGCCAGCCTGCGGGGGTGCCATCCTCGACCTGCGGTGGGTTATTACCGCCAGCCACTGCTTCAAACGGTGAGTCTATAAAACCTCCATGAGTGCAAATATGTGATTACACATCACTgactaaataagctttccattgatgtatggtttgttaggataggattatatttggctgagatacaactgtttaaaaaaatctggaaggtagcaaaaaataataattatatatatatatatatatatatatatatatatatatatatatatatatatatatatatatatatatatatatacaatttttccaaatgaagtttttagcaatgcatattactaatcaaaaattaagttttgatatatttatgataggacatttattaaatatcttcatggaacacaatctttacttatccttatgatttttggcataaaattattattttgacctATGCAATgtgttgttggctattgctacaaatatatctgtgctacttatgactggttttgtggcccagggtcgCATATgtgtattaaaactaaaattgatgCAAGAAATTGTATCCTTTTGAATTGGTTAATGGATAAAGCCCCTTCAAAGGCACTATAGCATACTTGAATATCTATCATTAGATTACTTAACCTTTGCTGCTTCTAGCAAAGATGTCATATTTCACAGAAGATGGGATCCATTTTTTAGATATATGGGCTTAAATATATCCCCTATTCTTATTAGAGGGTTTGTTTAATGAGGTGCAAATATGTAAAACGTATTGTTTGTACAAATATGTAATTCCCCATTTCATATCTTTCTCATTTTGATTTATTAGAGTGGTgagccttaataataataatttgattagtTGTTTTcctcttttatattttttctgttttctgtcttgttttcttcttttaagttgtttacaattttcttttaataaaaacatgatatataatatataacttaaATCCATGTTTGTGAACAGTTATAAAAAGGCATCACTATGGAATGCTGTTGTTGGAATCCACAATTTGGAGAATACGAATGAATCCTGTTAtcgagtgagtgtctgtgtgtatttacatCTCACTCCCCTCTTATGTGGATCTTTTAAGTGGTCTCATTTTAATTTGTGTAACtctcttttgtattttatttgaagaCCGTAGGGGTGGAAAAAATCATCTCCCACAAGGATTACAATCAAAAGACAAACGAGAATGATATAGCCTTGGTGAAACTGCAGAGTCCCCTGCTGTTCAATGAGTGTGTGAGGCCTGTTGCCATCTTAAACCGTGATCTACCCCCTCAGGAAGCCTGTACTGTCACCGGCTGGGGCTCCATCAGAGAGAGTAAGACAGGGATATATTAACCTTGTTCTGTATAACCTGTGTAATGGGTTTCATTAGTAATGGTTATGTGTGATAAGATGAATCTGATGTCTCTTTATAGATGGCCCTCGTGCCTCCAGACTTCAAGAGGTCAATGTAACTGTTTTTGAGCCACAAAAATGTAACCAATTTTACAAAGGGAAAATGCTTAATAACATGATGTGTGCCGGAGCAGATGCTGGCGGAATGGATGCATGTCAGGTAAACATttggcttttttgttttttttttaaggctctGACAAATACAAGAAAAGAtactctgtatgtgtgtatacatgtttTAACTTCTCTTCGTGTCCCATTAAAAGAAtacagtttttgttaaataatttcatagttttttttagaaaaatatgtaTAGGATATATTAATAAGATAAAAATATGCCATGTGGTGCAACaactgagggaaaaaaagaatattaataataatcttgataaattattaatattattacattataaatatttaatattaataattgtattaagtgATCTTAATATTACTCatgctaatattaatatttactattCTTATTAGTAATTTTATTCTTATTCGttgttttagtagtagtagtcatTTGTATGTAACTTGCCTGCCAGATTAAAGCCATTGGATGTgacaaatgaaaactgtcataGAGAGGatttaatataaatgattaaattaagtaatgttagtaaatgtattatattagaaTATACACACTatgctattattactattaatattatttaaaaaatattttaaaatattacttattattattacaaaaaataatacaaatttataaaattatataatatgattttaccatagtttttatttttattttttaattgtgaacACTCTTACATGCCATTGACCCACTAACCCCTCTGGATCAGGGCGACTCTGGTGGGCCCCTCTCATGTTTCACAGGTAAGAGGTACAAGCTTGCTGGAGTGGTCAGCTGGGGGGTCGGATGTGGTAGGGCCCAAAAACCAGGGGTCTACACCGTAATATACCACTACAAACAATGGATCGAGTCTTCAATACATGGTATGGACTTTCAGATTTCAGTGATGTATCAGTGGCCActttagttatatatttttttgcttgcaTCATATAGGTCAACCCTTTTCTGAAAGCCCTGGAACTGATTCCACTGGTAAGACTCTCATCATGTACTTTTCTGATTGCTTTAGTCGTCATTCATGTCCTTTTCCATGTTCAGGGCAGTGTGGTCAGGCCAAGATGGATCCATGTCAACTGCCAGCTGGCTTGGCGCAGGTGGTGTCCTCAGAAGGCGGCACATTCAAGGTGGATAATGTGAGTGAGGCCTGTCCTAACTCCTGGCCATGGCAGGTCAGCCTCCAGAGCCACGATATGCATTACTGTAGTGGCATTCTTATTCATCCACGCTGGGTCCTGGCACCGCGCCACTGCCTCGCCATGTAAGCTAGAGGAGTCAGATCATCTATTGTTCCTCAGTGATGTTCTGACAGTTCATCCCACAGGGCTGGAGATGTTGTGGTCTTGGGAGCTCATGATCTGAACTTCATGTCGGGTCAGACTGCAGCTGTGGAAAGCGTGCAGAGTTTGGCATACACCAGCAGCTTCCCACCCGTCTCCGATCTCTCCATGATCCGGTTATCCGTCCCAGCTCGAATCGGTATGGAATCACATGACCTTATCTCTGTTTTTCATGCGATCCTTATCAGCAATTAGAGTTGTACAATTCATCCAGGGCCGATGATATTTCCGGTGTGCATAACGGACAAAGATGATGAAATGGTTAATGAAGACACCTCGTCTTGTGTGACTACTGGTTGGGGACCAAGAAAAGCTATCTGTGAGTTTACGGAGTTTTCAGCATTGAAACCAACATGAAATATCATTCTCAACAGCATTCTTACTTTTTTACCATTCTCCAAACCATTTGTCCTATGTAGGTCAGggatcattttaatttaactttagaaatatatatgtaatatttaaaatatgggatataaaactatatacttttttcttctttcacttaatacatatatatagtagTAATAGGATGAGGAGTTTTATATCCCATATTTTTTTGCGAAAACAGGGAATCCCTTGGGATGGATgattctattattatattttattatttttaatttgattgattGGAGAAACGTACATTGCAAAGTAATGCACAAGAAGACCAGAAACATATTTCAAGACCAAGGACGAGGTGATTCTTGACGTCATGTTATATGACGTCAAAATATGCATATAAtaaatggaaacacacacacacaaaaaagtgttttgtacgtgctttgttttattttcccaTATTAGTGGATCTGCACCCTGATATCCTACATATGGCCAGAGTTAAGCCTCTTTCTGAGAAGGCCTGTAAGACGGGATGGGGTGACACTTTCAGCATGAAGTCCCTCCTGTGTACGGATGCAGCAGCCTCCACATCCTGCTTGGTACAGTAGCTTCAAAAATCACTATTCACATGCACTTGTTCTGGTCACTTAAATTCTTTATTTTGTATAGGGGGACTCTGGCGCACCCCTTATGTGTGAAAAAAATGGGGTCTACTACCTTGTTGGGCTAACAACATGGGGCGGCAAGAAATGTGAACCTCAGAAACCAGCTGTGTTCACTCGAGTCTCAGCCTATCACTCATGGATACAAACTTGTATAAAAAATGCCTAATATCTATAATAAAGCTATATTAAAGTATTCATTAAACTGTGTGTGGCTCGTTGTCAAGTTGTTTGCAAAGCATTACTTTATCACGTTTTATttataagcaataaaaaaactatatattggctaaaagttatttttttgtttcataaattgtttttaaaagctaACTATTCTTATTTGGTGCTTGAATATTTGTTCTGCTTTCAAAATGCGTAACGTTCACCCATGTACCACAAATTCAAACGAGtgaacaaatcattattttaaatcgAATCTTTCAATGA comes from the Carassius auratus strain Wakin chromosome 4, ASM336829v1, whole genome shotgun sequence genome and includes:
- the ovch1 gene encoding ovochymase-1 gives rise to the protein MSSCTYCKVYNGSSKNPIKRKRALRDSICLSCCVSLYYASSCIFYETFVNMCKTCLFFFILSLNWTKADAEENSNVNASAERNCIFDNGCYDKAGVRDFIPENDDDEEKSRIIGGQEAWAHSWPWQVSLQYSETPACGGAILDLRWVITASHCFKRYKKASLWNAVVGIHNLENTNESCYRTVGVEKIISHKDYNQKTNENDIALVKLQSPLLFNECVRPVAILNRDLPPQEACTVTGWGSIRENGPRASRLQEVNVTVFEPQKCNQFYKGKMLNNMMCAGADAGGMDACQGDSGGPLSCFTGKRYKLAGVVSWGVGCGRAQKPGVYTVIYHYKQWIESSIHGQPFSESPGTDSTGQCGQAKMDPCQLPAGLAQVVSSEGGTFKVDNVSEACPNSWPWQVSLQSHDMHYCSGILIHPRWVLAPRHCLAMAGDVVVLGAHDLNFMSGQTAAVESVQSLAYTSSFPPVSDLSMIRLSVPARIGPMIFPVCITDKDDEMVNEDTSSCVTTGWGPRKAILDLHPDILHMARVKPLSEKACKTGWGDTFSMKSLLCTDAAASTSCLGDSGAPLMCEKNGVYYLVGLTTWGGKKCEPQKPAVFTRVSAYHSWIQTCIKNA